The Rosa rugosa chromosome 1, drRosRugo1.1, whole genome shotgun sequence genomic sequence TAAAGTAGAATGAGGTTTTGTACTATTCATTCAATAGTGTCGTGACTCTTTTGCCCTTGAATTTTCTGAGAATTTACTCTATTGCCATGGACATGTGTTGCCAACCTGTGTCGATTAACAAAAGGGTTTGGAGGGAAAGAGGCTCTGTCGTTCCGAACCAGCTATTTGCACCTCTTTGTTAACGGAGACacatagagagagaagagagcagATTGATCtggatagaagaagaagagatttcGAATCGCATTTTCAAAGTAGCACATCAGTGCTTCATTGTCGATTTCTACAGAAATCGACCTCACAGGTAATGTATGTCTATAGCATGCATGGAGTCAAATTGCTTAATTACATCTTCGAATTTTGTCAATACTAATAAATTTGTTAATTTTTGTGTTTGGAAGAAGATACATAGAGAGCCAAGAGAGCAGAGGAACAAGGGACAGGGAAGCTCTCAGGGAAATCATCAGTCTGGGCAGTCCAACTAATTCAATTTCTTGGTGATTTATTCAAATTGAATCTTGAATTACCCAATTGGTTGAATTTTGATATTTTGTTAATTCATGATTGATCAAGTAGTTTGATTGTGGTGGTTCTTCCAAGTCCTACTCCTGAAACACAACCAGAGCCTGATTAAATCGCCATGGTCCACCTTTCAAAACCTTGTTATGGTCCTTTCGCAGATCAAAAGTCAGGACAAAATGGTTTGGAGCCctctcttgaatcttgaaatcCTTATCAAGGACCCATACTCCCCGGGAAAAACGCTTCAAATCATTCAAAGAGGCCGGTTTCTCCACTAGGGGACGTGCCAACAGAAAGGATTGCTTGGCTCTTCTTTGGAGTCCATTCGAGGCTCGTGAGACATCCACCACATCACTGCTAGCAAGCTCAAGTGATGCAGCAAAGGATGACGTTACAGCATCAATGTTGGACATGTTGACGGGTTTGGGATCAAAGGAATAGTGACGGAGGTCGCTTTGTTTGTTCGGTTTGGTGGCGGCACACATAGTGCTGCCCTAGGGTTTTTCTAAGAAATTAGTGAGTAAGAAAAAATTCTTATTTGTGTAGGTACCTAAAGAATGAGTGGGtgtgattattaaaatacatcctaaaaataaaaacatcttcACTTTAAGAATGTGTTTGGATGAAGGAAAAagtgatggaatttaattgaaagtaaggatttcataatttctaAAAGCCAATttcctcgtttggcattatcagattgaaaattttaaatttcttccaaagagaaaaggaaggaattcattatttaaattcttcacttcaatttccaccaaaatatgtgtcatttacgaattcctttgcagtattcaattttcatttccaaaacaaggcttttattttattttatttaaatatttattttaaactttcttaatttattacacattctaAATCAtaaatagatacaaccaaacaatatAAATTGCAAATAATGgaatttttgattgatatttttgaTTGGTGAAGTTAAAAATTCtattatttataaatttctacggatttcataattttctcattcaAACGCACCGTACGAGTTTAAAGACGTCATCTCTTGATACTCcctatataatgtatatgtacATGTTATATGTCAAGCTTCTTTGGTCCCAGAAGCTATACGTAAATGACAACTTGTGGTGGAGATGCATCCCAATCCAAGTTTCTGCTAAGTGGCAGTCTCCTATTCGCTGCAGGAATTTCCCCCATATATAGGCTTTGTCTAAATTGAAATGTTGCGTGCAAAACCATTTTAGAGTTTCTGAAAACATgtaaaccatatatatatatatatatatatatatatatatatatatatatatatatatatatatataattacatgTGGTAGGGAATTTACAATGAAAAATCTTTTGGTTGACAAATGATAATATATAATTTTGGTAGCTTAGGGTAGTTTTCATGGGGATTCATCGATCTCTACCCTGTGATTGGTGATAGACTGATAGCTAGGTGCCTAGGTAATATATGATAGCAACAGTTGTTTATACTGCAAGCAAATTGGCATTGTAGTAGTAGATACGTGTCTGTCTATATCACGCGGAGCACATTAGTTACCTGGAGCTACATAAACTTTTTATCCTAAACCGCCACGTGTACAAATACACATCTAACTGCTGATATAGAACCAAAACATTTTCGTTGCACctgttctctctctcatttccaTCTCACTCTTCTTATTTTTCCAGATCTGGTTCCTTCGTTTCCACACCTCCAAGACAATTACTCTGATTCTCGTTAGCCTCACCACCAATTCTTCCATTTTTTTCGAAACATTTGTGCACAAAAGACTCTTCTTCGACATGCTTATCTCTCATTCTCTTCACCTTACAATAATACATTCAAATTCAACTCAACAGAGACTGAAGTTTGGTCTCCTGACTTATCATGTACTCAGTGTTTGCCTTTACCCAAAAAGTTTAGATTTTCCAATCACCACGGGCACACATAATAAATTTAGATTTTTCTTTACCCAAAAATCATTGAACTTCAGATTTTGCTTCCCATCCCCAAATGGTGTAATTGAGGAAGAAAGATGTCTGACCTTTCAAAACCTTGAGCCCAAATTAATTCAATTCCTCAAATCATCCAcagttgccaaaaaaaaaaaaaaattgatccaCAATTTGAAGAAGTGCCCAGAAACCATGAAAACTCAGAACTCATTGATGCCCAAAAAGTTTGAAAGAcaagaagagaaaaacttcattgtttttgggttttattGGTACTTGCCAGAGTGGGCGTTCTTAAGGAATTGATTAAACATCTCTGCTGAAATTTCTAAGAAACTCCCTTCCTAAATATGTATAAGAAGCTCATTGCAATTTGTCTTTTTAGATTGAAAGCTGGAaaaatatgagagagagagagagagagagagagagagaacgggcaaaagaagaagataaggaaTGAAAGTATTTTGGTTATTTTTAGCGATTAAGCTATAAAATATAGTATAATTATAATAAAAGATAGGAACCGTTAGATGTGTTTTTCAACACGTGGCAGCTTATGATGGAAAGCTTAGATAGCACAAGTAATAAAAGAGCTCAGGAGATGATCCTCTCCCTTAGCGGAAATCTTTTATTTCTAAACTTTGTTTGGCATTCTATATTAACCATACAAAAAAGGAAGACTATCTAAATCTAAAGTTAATGACCTAGCCgtctctctgctagggtttttcgTAGACTTTCTGCGATAGCACCTTTTCAACCTTGATCTAGAAAATCATGGCTTCTGCTAATCTTGTTTCTGGTTCCAATGGCTCTGCCCGAGTGTCTCTTGGGTTGGCAGGGGCGGTGGCTTTGCAGGACGACCACTGGTATATGGTGGGTCGTCTCCTTGGACCTAAAACCAGGTTCCCGGGATTCAAGAGCACAATCCCGTCCATTTGGCGTCTCAGATCTGGTCTTACAATCCAAGATGCCGGCGATCGCTTTCTCTTCCAGTTTGACCGTGAAGCTGACCGGAATCGTGCTCTTCATGGTGGTCCCTGGTTCTATAGGAACACCATGCTCTTGTTAGGTGAATATGATGGGATGGGCTCGGTGGAGGCAGTCCCATTGTGGGGTATGGAGATCTGGGTAGCGGTTAGAGGGTTACCGGTAGCCCTCCGGAATAAGACCGCTCTAACACTTATTGGCTCAACTATTGGTCAAGTGATTCGCTTTGATCAATCGGCTCTTCGTCGTAAGGAGGAGGAACAAAGAATCCGTCTGATTTTGGATACTCGTCGTCGGGTTCGTACATGGATGTTGTTTGAATTTTCTCCCACAGTTGAACCGGAGATTATTTTGATTTATGAGAAGGTGAAGGGCTTTTGCAGAGACTGTGGCCTGTTTGAACATGATGCTTTGGGTTGTGATGGTTTtctgatgaaagaaaaggaggAACTGTTGCAGAAACCACCGACGGCGGCTATGGCTGGTTTGGCGTTGGAAGGACAGCAGCTGGACTCGGGGTCTGATTCTGCTACGGGGGTTTCCTTGATGCAGAGGAAGGAGGATGATGTAGGAATGGAGATGGTGGTGATCCCAGAACAGGTGGGGGTACAGGGAGTTACTACGGTGCACAGTGGATTGCATGGGCAAGTGGAAGTCCATGCGTCACACCATGAGATAGGAGCCCTACCCTTAATGCATGGTACTTCTACTGGTACTGAGCAGGTGCTTGTCGGTTTGAGTGATAGAAATTGCTTCACCAACTGGGCTTCCATTGTGCCTTCGAAACCAATACCTAAATTGATTGTCTTGGATACCAAGAAGGTGGAGAGGAAATTATATCCGAGTTTGAAGGTTTCGGAACAGTTTCTTTTGGGTTCGAAACGAAAAGCAGCCTTTGAGCTTACAAAGGTGGGGAAACGGTATCTTGCTCTTCCTACTCCTGAGTTGCAAGTGGATGAAGATACTACTTTGATGCTGCAGCACAAGAATGGTAAAATTATCGTTTCTcctaagaagaagaaactgGGGCGTCCTCGTGGAAGTAAGAACAAGCCCATAGTAGCTCGGGTCCTTGAAGTGGAAGGGCAAGTTAAGAAACCTAGGAAATGGAAGAGTAAGGAGGAGACTGTGGGTGTGGGTAACGTGGATGAGGCTGGGCTGGTGACGGTACCCTCTGAAGTGGAGGGCAAGGTGAAGGAAGATGACATGAATGGGGAGTCTCCTCCCCTCATGTTGAATgttatttaatttattgttaAGGTCGCAAAAATCAATTCCTCTGAGGATTCATTTTACTTTCTCTGCTTCGGGGGTTTTAgatttttgtttggaataatgGTGCGTATCGGtattaaaaggtgggtgtactaggggTTTCCTGGGTCTTATTCTTATTCTTTAGAGTAGGTTTTGgggttccctaaggaacgattctttctgtcgaccccataggagtgtttcgtttttgtactggtTGCTGAATTTTATATAATGGGCTAACCTcttttcgtcaaaaaaaaataaataataaatacaaAAAAGGAAAATCCAATGTGTTTATATGTTCCATTTTTACAAGCACTATTCCTACATAAGTGATCGATGTATAAAACTACTTGTCATGAACATAACAAATATGCTGATGATTAAtagttcaatatatatatatatatagttttgagCTATATTGTTGTCGGAAAAGTAAGCCCTATTTTATTAGTCACAACTTAGAAAAATTTAGTTTATAAGCCGATGTGAGTGACGAATCTAAGAACATTAGTCAAGACAATGTGATAGAGTCACTAACTCCCTCATAGTGTGCACATTTTCTCACCCTTTTATTTGCATGTCGATTATTTTTTGTAAAGTAAAAACATGAGCAACTCAGTTATTCGGTAATTAATAGAGATAAgatattttaaaaattttaatataAATTGAAAAACAGACAAAATTAAAGTAAATCGTGAAAAAAATAAAGACACGTATGCATGACGTCGTAAAATAACTTCTTTCATCTGGCATTGGGGATCAAAGAACTTGAAAGAACTAAACTGACTGCACGCAGTCAATAGCGCTCTGAGAAACTTCTCTTTTTCCTATTATCCAAACagccgaaaaaaaaaacaaaccctaCAGTTTGTCGTTACTATCCATTCTCATCCGTATTGATCCAGCtgtgtaaaaaaaaaacccagaaagccaTCTCCACCACGTCTTCTGAATAGACCACGTGTACTAGCCGAATCTTAGCAGCTCAGACTCGTGGACCCCGTTTTAGATCCAAAAGGCCAAAGGCCAAGCAGCGCGTAAGGGCCCCACCCACACCTCTGACTAGACCCCCGCGGGGCCCACACCCCCACTCTTCCCCCCGAGGCTCAGCCAACCACAAGATAACGCAACAACTTTTCCCACCCACTAAATCGCGTCCACGTGTCGCCTTCTGGATTCCTCTCCCACTTTGCCGCTCTGCCTACAGTTAGACCCCCCAGCCCCCTCCTTCCCTCCACACTCCATAACTCAATTATTATTACCTCCAAACTTTCAAAACCCTCTCCAGAGCTCAGTGAGAAAACAACAACATGTTGAAGGAAGAGAGCAAAGGCGCCGCGGCCGCGAACAGCTGGGCACGTGTTTGCGACACGTGCCGCTCCGCGCCCTGCACGGTCTATTGCCGTGCAGACTCGGCGTACTTATGTTCCGACTGCGACGCCACAATCCACGCGGCCAACCGCGTGGCTTCCCGCCACGAGCGCGTGTGGGTCTGCGAGGCGTGCGAGCGTGCGCCGGCCGCCTTTCTCTGTAAGGCCGACGCAGCCTCGCTCTGCACGGCCTGTGACGCAGACATCCACTCCGCCAACCCTTTGGCCCGTCGCCACCAGCGCGTCCCCATACTCCCCATCTCCGGCTTCCTCCACGGACCAACGGCCACGGACCCCGGCGGTCAGATAATGGTTGGGGCTGCTCCGGCGGATACCACCGAGGACGGGTTCCTGAGCCAGGAAGGAGATGAGGccatggaggaagaagatgaagatgaggcTGCGTCCTGGCTGCTGCTGAATCCGGTGAAGAACAGCAACGGCAACCATAACAGTAACAACATTCCAAATAATAACAACAACGGATTCTTCTTCGGAGTGGAGGTTGATGAGTACTTGGATTTTGTGGAGTACAACTCATCTGATCAGAACCAGCTCAGTACGACTACTGCTAGTACTGACCAGCATAGCCAGTATGGTGTGCCGCACAAGATCAGTTATGGAGGTGATAGTGTTGTACCAGTTCAGTATGGAGAAGGTAAAGTAAACCAGATGCAGATGCAGCAGAAGCATAATTTTCATCAGTTGGGGATGgaatatgagtcctcaaaagcTGCTTATGGTTATGATGGTTCAATTTCTCACACTGTAAGCTTCTAATTTCTACTCCATAATGCTTCAATATTTACTTGTTTATTACTAGCTTTTGGTTGATTAGCTATTGCAATTCCTAGTGAGTAGAGCTTGATTAATTTGGGATACTAATTAGGTCAATCTAGGTTTGAAGATGATGTCTTACTAGGGTAAAGATAAGCTTTCTTTTAATTGTAAAGCTAAAAGGGAAAGCCTTCTACTTTTATCTGCACTTTCTAAgctctttttttaatttgtctCCATATCTTTGCTTTTGTTCTTTAGAGAGGCAAAGAATATGAACGTTTCTATTTTGCCTTTCTCCTTTTGCTTTCACCTTTTGATCCAAGTCAGATAATGGTATTAACCAAGGTGTCAGTGTTACCTTTTCCTAGGTCGTGTTACTGAAGTGTTACTTTTCTTCTGTATAGATAGTTTAATAAGTCACAGAATGTTTTAGGAACATGTTAAATGATAAGTGAGTTTTAACTCTTCAATTCATTTCCATTTTAATAGGGTTCTACTTGAACCCCGGGGGGGAGTATACGTGAAATTCTTCCATCGTTTTaaaatgatggaaatgacaAGTTTTGTATCTGGTTCATCTTGACAGCTTGTTTGATCAGCTAGCAATTTTTCCTGATGGTGCTTCTCTTTGATCATTTGATAGGTTTCTGTTTCATCCATGGATGTTGGTGTTGTACCAGACTCAACAATGAGCGATATGTCAATCTCTCACCCAAGAACACCGAAAGGAACAATAGACCTTTTCAATGGACCTACAATTCAGATGCCAACCCAACTAAGTCCAATGGACAGGGAGGCCAGGGTCCTCAGATacagagagaaaaagaagacaAGGAAGTTTGAGAAAACAATCCGGTATGCCTCAAGGAAGGCCTATGCAGAGACCAGACCCCGGATCAAGGGCAGGTTTGCAAAGCGAACAGACATCGACGTTGAAGTGGATCAGATGTTCTCCACATCACTCATGGGAGAAACTGGATACGGCATTGTCCCTTCGTACTAAAACGTGTGACAAGCAGCAGAAGGAGACCTCCTTCAGATAACTAAAATTGCACTGGTTTTTAGATATTATTAAAGACCTGCTACTGATACTGGTATCTTTTCCATTTTAAATGAGATGTATGGATGGTAATTTTGTATATTGTGGCATCTTCATGCCATTACTATGTTGTAAATGTAAATTTCTATTAGTTCAAAGTTCAACCTTTTGCCGCAACCACAACTTTGCTTGTTAGATCGATCTGCCAGCTGTGTTTTCAGCAAAGACCAATGTCGGATATAGTATGTCTA encodes the following:
- the LOC133745150 gene encoding zinc finger protein CONSTANS-LIKE 2, with amino-acid sequence MLKEESKGAAAANSWARVCDTCRSAPCTVYCRADSAYLCSDCDATIHAANRVASRHERVWVCEACERAPAAFLCKADAASLCTACDADIHSANPLARRHQRVPILPISGFLHGPTATDPGGQIMVGAAPADTTEDGFLSQEGDEAMEEEDEDEAASWLLLNPVKNSNGNHNSNNIPNNNNNGFFFGVEVDEYLDFVEYNSSDQNQLSTTTASTDQHSQYGVPHKISYGGDSVVPVQYGEGKVNQMQMQQKHNFHQLGMEYESSKAAYGYDGSISHTVSVSSMDVGVVPDSTMSDMSISHPRTPKGTIDLFNGPTIQMPTQLSPMDREARVLRYREKKKTRKFEKTIRYASRKAYAETRPRIKGRFAKRTDIDVEVDQMFSTSLMGETGYGIVPSY